DNA sequence from the Nesterenkonia lutea genome:
CGTCGACTCCGGAACGATCGAGGTCGCCGGGCACGACGTCGTGAACTCCCCGTCGAAGACCATCGCCAAGATCCTCTCGATCCTGCGCCAGGAGAACCACTTCGTCACCCGGCTCACCGTGCGGCAGCTGGTCGGCTTCGGCCGCTTCCCGCATTCCAAGGGCAGGCTCACTGCGGAGGACGAACGGCACATCTCCGAGGCCATCGACTTCCTGGACCTCGGCGAGCTGGAGAACCGCTATCTGGATCAGCTCTCCGGAGGGCAGAGACAGCGCGCCTATGTGGCCATGGTGCTCGCGCAGAACACCGACTACGTCCTGCTGGACGAACCGCTGAACAACCTCGACATGCAGCACGCGGTGCAGATGATGCAGCAGCTGCGCCGCGCCGCCGACGAGCTGGGACGCACCGTGGTCATCGTGCTGCATGACATCAACTTCGCCGCGCACTACTCCGACCAGATCCTGGCGATGAAGAACGGCGTGGTCGCCGAACACGGTCCCCCCGAACAGATCATGCAGGACGCGGTGCTCTCCCGGCTGTTCAACACCGAGGTCACGGTCATCGAAGGCCCCCACGGGCCGCTCGCCGTGTATTACTGAGGCCCCTCGCGGTGTATCACTGAGGCCCCTGGGCATGGACTGCGGAGTTCGCTGACCGTGGACTGCTGCGTGCTGCGGGACAGTTAGAATCCCTGGGGTCTCAGCTGCTGAGACAGCGGCGACGCGGCTTCGGAACCGGGCTCGGCCAGGCCTAGTATTTCTGCTC
Encoded proteins:
- a CDS encoding iron ABC transporter ATP-binding protein, whose amino-acid sequence is MITLTEVAKNYGSKTAGDSVQIGPVTVEIASGGITALVGPNGAGKSTILTMIGRLLDVDSGTIEVAGHDVVNSPSKTIAKILSILRQENHFVTRLTVRQLVGFGRFPHSKGRLTAEDERHISEAIDFLDLGELENRYLDQLSGGQRQRAYVAMVLAQNTDYVLLDEPLNNLDMQHAVQMMQQLRRAADELGRTVVIVLHDINFAAHYSDQILAMKNGVVAEHGPPEQIMQDAVLSRLFNTEVTVIEGPHGPLAVYY